Proteins encoded within one genomic window of Parolsenella massiliensis:
- a CDS encoding ABC transporter ATP-binding protein, giving the protein MSKAGNVAAVPTGTVLRTIRQLSPHVPALVASLAIAAVVVVSTLLVPVYSGQAVDCALSAGHVDTSGLLRALRSLAVAILATAVSQWLLTALTNRIANSIVREMRAQAFDKLQVLPVSYIDSHRHGDIVNRVVTDIDQFSNGLTLTFQQLFSGVLTIVLTLVFMFRLNAVVTLVVVLVTPVSIFAAKFIATRGFTYFHEQSVRRGELTGIVEEYVGGMGVLEAFDAQPQAIARFREADKSLGNASFKAVFYSSLVNPTTRFVNALVYAGVGIFGALAAIDGTLTVGGLTAFLSYANQYTKPFNDISEVVTELQNSFACAARLFELLDEPEQEPDAPDAVELASVSGAVTLDDVCFSYVKDHPLIEHFSLDVRPGMRVAIVGPTGCGKTTIINLLMRFYDVDSGSIKVDGHDIRAVTRKSLRRSYGMVLQDTWVKSATVRENLMLGCPDATDEQVRNAAKDAFADDFIERLPKGYDTRLGGEDASISAGQRQLLCIARAMLADAPMLILDEATSNIDTRTEAKVQAAFERLMEGRTSFVVAHRLSTIVGADLIVAMRDGHIVETGTHEELLAKGGFYASLYESQFS; this is encoded by the coding sequence TGTCGCGTCCCTGGCAATCGCCGCGGTCGTCGTGGTCTCAACGCTTCTCGTCCCGGTCTATTCGGGACAGGCGGTGGACTGCGCCCTCTCGGCGGGCCACGTCGACACCTCAGGGCTCCTGAGGGCGCTGCGGTCACTCGCCGTGGCCATCCTGGCCACGGCTGTGTCCCAGTGGCTCCTCACGGCGCTCACGAACAGGATCGCGAACAGCATCGTGCGGGAGATGCGCGCCCAGGCGTTCGACAAGCTGCAGGTCCTGCCCGTCTCCTACATCGACTCCCACCGTCACGGTGACATCGTGAACCGCGTCGTCACCGACATCGACCAGTTCTCCAACGGCCTCACGCTCACGTTCCAGCAGCTGTTCAGCGGCGTGCTCACGATCGTCCTCACGCTCGTCTTCATGTTCAGGCTCAACGCCGTCGTGACGCTCGTCGTGGTTCTCGTGACGCCCGTTTCCATCTTCGCGGCCAAGTTCATCGCCACGAGGGGCTTCACCTACTTCCACGAGCAGTCGGTGCGCAGGGGAGAGCTCACCGGAATCGTGGAGGAGTACGTTGGCGGCATGGGCGTGCTCGAGGCCTTCGACGCGCAGCCACAGGCCATCGCCAGATTTCGCGAGGCGGACAAGAGCCTGGGAAACGCGAGCTTCAAAGCCGTGTTCTACTCGTCGCTCGTCAACCCCACCACGCGCTTCGTGAACGCCCTCGTCTATGCCGGAGTCGGGATCTTCGGGGCGCTCGCCGCCATCGACGGCACGCTCACGGTAGGCGGACTCACGGCGTTTCTCAGTTACGCAAACCAGTACACGAAGCCCTTCAACGACATCTCGGAGGTCGTCACCGAGCTCCAGAACTCGTTTGCCTGCGCAGCACGGCTCTTCGAGCTGCTCGACGAGCCCGAGCAGGAGCCCGACGCGCCCGATGCCGTCGAGCTGGCGTCCGTCTCGGGCGCGGTGACCCTCGACGACGTGTGCTTCTCGTACGTGAAGGATCATCCCCTCATCGAGCACTTCTCGCTTGACGTGAGGCCAGGCATGAGGGTGGCCATCGTGGGCCCCACGGGCTGCGGCAAGACGACCATCATCAACCTCCTCATGCGCTTCTACGACGTAGACTCGGGATCCATCAAGGTGGACGGTCACGACATTCGAGCGGTCACGAGGAAGAGCCTTCGCCGGTCCTACGGCATGGTCCTTCAGGACACGTGGGTGAAAAGCGCCACCGTGCGCGAGAACCTCATGCTCGGGTGCCCAGACGCCACGGACGAGCAGGTACGAAATGCCGCGAAAGACGCGTTCGCAGACGACTTCATCGAGCGGCTGCCCAAGGGCTATGACACGCGCCTGGGAGGGGAGGACGCCTCGATCTCTGCCGGGCAGCGGCAGCTGCTGTGCATTGCCCGCGCCATGCTCGCAGACGCCCCCATGCTCATCCTCGACGAGGCCACCTCGAACATCGACACCAGAACCGAGGCCAAGGTACAGGCCGCGTTCGAGCGCCTCATGGAGGGGCGCACGAGCTTCGTCGTGGCGCACAGGCTCTCGACCATCGTGGGCGCCGACCTCATCGTTGCCATGAGGGACGGCCACATCGTTGAGACGGGCACGCACGAGGAGCTGCTTGCCAAGGGCGGGTTCTATGCGAGCCTCTACGAGAGCCAGTTCAGCTAA
- a CDS encoding CDP-alcohol phosphatidyltransferase family protein, with the protein MGSSDNPSSKILTVANAFTVMRMLLTCVFLVLFVMDVYRPLAIATYAIAACTDWADGQIARRTQTVSWFGKLLDPVCDRFLLFTGVLGLVIVGELPIWVAILVIARDCYLAVGALIVRRYRERPVDVVYIGKITTALLMFGFCDLLLGLPVIDGLGICNVSWLPGLNSVGGPVGLLFVYAGCVMSVITAIVYTTEGAAIVRESIRRRSRA; encoded by the coding sequence GTGGGAAGCTCGGACAACCCGTCGAGCAAGATCCTCACGGTCGCGAACGCCTTCACCGTCATGCGCATGCTCCTGACCTGCGTCTTTCTCGTGCTCTTCGTCATGGACGTGTACCGCCCGCTTGCCATCGCCACCTATGCCATCGCAGCCTGCACGGACTGGGCGGATGGCCAGATCGCTCGCCGCACGCAGACGGTCAGCTGGTTTGGCAAGCTCCTCGACCCCGTCTGCGACCGCTTCCTGCTGTTCACGGGCGTGCTCGGCCTTGTCATCGTGGGCGAGCTGCCCATATGGGTGGCCATCCTCGTCATTGCCAGGGACTGCTACCTCGCGGTTGGCGCGCTTATCGTGAGAAGGTATCGCGAGAGGCCCGTGGACGTCGTCTACATCGGAAAGATCACGACAGCATTGCTCATGTTCGGTTTCTGTGACCTGCTTCTGGGCCTTCCCGTCATCGATGGCCTGGGCATTTGTAACGTCTCCTGGCTCCCTGGCCTTAACTCCGTGGGTGGGCCTGTGGGCCTGCTGTTCGTCTACGCCGGCTGCGTGATGTCGGTCATCACGGCGATCGTGTACACCACGGAGGGCGCCGCCATCGTCAGGGAGTCCATCAGAAGGAGAAGTCGCGCCTAA
- a CDS encoding D-alanyl-D-alanine carboxypeptidase family protein yields the protein MRARNSRLFCLTLVFLLAFSFSIVAASPRAQAKTSEPTLSEAQAAIVVDSTGSVLYEKNPDDEINMASVTKVMTAVVALESGTPLDKVCTLSKPELAENAMVAGYEAGSTSTFEDLLHVMLVYSANDAAYEVAVAVAGSEDSFVQMMNDKAAELGMDHTHFENPHGLDADGHHSTVHDLAILARYAMTTQPFIADTVRMTSTTVNVNGAQETFPTVDHLLGEYDGLIGIKTGAGNNVTAFMGCARRHGTTLYTVVLGCTTREGRFTDTESLLDWAFDTYDSYTLASPKTVVATRPFAYDLALSCSVAAQATTTGLVWPDAGPTTYVRTMSFAGQLLAPGETAGVCSWTQAGRRVGTCTYVSTGDLAFARSGFGLVDELDPVLKSADAA from the coding sequence ATGAGAGCTCGCAATTCACGGCTTTTCTGCCTCACGCTTGTCTTTCTTCTTGCCTTTTCCTTCTCGATAGTTGCGGCCAGCCCGCGAGCCCAGGCAAAGACCTCTGAACCCACGCTAAGCGAGGCGCAGGCCGCCATCGTCGTTGACTCAACGGGCAGCGTTCTGTACGAGAAGAACCCTGACGATGAGATCAACATGGCCTCGGTCACGAAGGTCATGACGGCTGTCGTCGCGCTCGAGAGCGGAACGCCGCTCGACAAGGTGTGCACGCTCTCCAAGCCCGAGCTTGCCGAGAACGCCATGGTTGCGGGCTATGAGGCCGGGAGCACCTCGACCTTCGAGGACCTGCTCCACGTTATGCTCGTCTACTCCGCAAACGACGCCGCCTATGAGGTTGCCGTCGCCGTGGCGGGCTCTGAGGACTCCTTTGTCCAGATGATGAACGACAAGGCCGCCGAGCTGGGGATGGACCACACGCACTTCGAGAATCCCCACGGCCTGGACGCGGACGGCCACCACTCAACCGTCCACGACCTCGCGATTCTGGCGCGTTACGCCATGACGACCCAGCCATTCATCGCCGACACCGTTCGCATGACTTCCACGACGGTCAACGTCAACGGCGCCCAGGAGACGTTCCCAACGGTAGATCACTTGCTCGGCGAGTACGACGGGCTCATCGGCATTAAGACGGGAGCGGGAAACAACGTCACGGCGTTCATGGGCTGCGCACGTCGCCACGGGACCACGCTCTACACCGTGGTCCTGGGCTGCACGACGCGCGAGGGGCGCTTCACCGACACCGAGTCCCTGCTTGACTGGGCGTTCGACACGTACGACTCCTACACGCTCGCGAGCCCCAAGACCGTTGTGGCAACGCGTCCCTTTGCCTATGACCTGGCGCTGAGCTGTTCGGTCGCAGCCCAGGCCACCACGACGGGGCTCGTCTGGCCCGACGCCGGACCCACGACCTACGTGAGGACCATGTCCTTCGCGGGTCAGCTCTTGGCTCCCGGAGAGACCGCCGGCGTGTGCAGCTGGACTCAGGCGGGACGCAGGGTTGGTACCTGCACGTACGTCTCGACGGGTGACCTCGCCTTTGCCCGGAGCGGCTTTGGTCTCGTCGACGAGCTTGATCCCGTCCTCAAGTCGGCAGACGCAGCATAG
- a CDS encoding Rid family hydrolase yields MYAISASKAPRTSLPFSEGTSAARYVFVSAQPPVDARTGGLVEGSLGDKASCCIDNIEAILSELELTLAEVTKVSIMLAGTCDFSAVDAVCEQRFPSPMPACTRMQVVSLPLGASVAIEAIACR; encoded by the coding sequence ATGTATGCCATCTCAGCCAGCAAGGCCCCTCGCACGTCGCTTCCATTCTCGGAGGGCACGAGCGCGGCTCGCTATGTCTTCGTGTCGGCCCAGCCTCCCGTGGACGCAAGGACAGGCGGGCTCGTGGAGGGCTCGCTCGGGGACAAGGCGTCTTGCTGCATCGACAACATCGAGGCCATCCTCTCCGAGCTTGAGCTCACGCTCGCCGAGGTCACCAAGGTGAGCATCATGCTGGCAGGCACTTGTGACTTCTCGGCCGTCGACGCCGTATGCGAGCAAAGGTTCCCGAGCCCCATGCCCGCCTGCACGCGCATGCAGGTTGTCTCGCTGCCTCTTGGGGCGAGCGTCGCCATCGAGGCCATTGCCTGCCGTTAG